A window from Canis aureus isolate CA01 chromosome 23, VMU_Caureus_v.1.0, whole genome shotgun sequence encodes these proteins:
- the LOC144294784 gene encoding olfactory receptor 52H1-like has product MVATFNLSSFNPGPFILLGIPGLEEFHVWIGILFFIIYLVALAGNSILLYLISMERTLHEPMFFFLSMLAATDVILSNTCVPKTFSIFWLGPQEITFPACLTQMFFLHYSFAMDSAILLAMAFDRYVAICFPLRYTNILTRQIITKIVVAIVSRSFCIIFPCVFLLKRLPFCRTLFIPHTYCEHIGIAQLACADISINIWYGLAVPIMTVTSDLILIGISYGLILRAVFNLPSRDARKKALNTCGSHVCVILIFYTPAMFSVLTHRFGHNIPRSFHILTANLYVAIPPALNPIIYGVKTKQIREKIILPFFSKGN; this is encoded by the coding sequence ATGGTGGCCACATTCAACTTGAGCAGCTTCAATCCGGGCCCATTCATCTTACTGGGAATCCCAGGGCTGGAGGAGTTTCATGTCTGGATTGGGATTCTCTTCTTTATTATCTATCTTGTGGCCCTGGCGGGCAACAGCATCCTTCTCTACCTTATTTCCATGGAGCGTACCCTTCATGAGCCcatgttctttttcctctccatGCTGGCTGCTACAGATGTCATCCTGTCTAATACATGTGTACCCAAAACATTCAGCATCTTCTGGCTAGGTCCTCAGGAAATCACTTTTCCTGCATGCCTTACTCAGATGTTCTTTCTCCACTACAGCTTTGCTATGGATTCTGCTATTCTGCTGGCTATGGCATTTGATCGCTATGTTGCTATTTGCTTCCCCCTAAGGTATACGAATATTCTCACCCGTCAGATTATTACTAAGATTGTAGTGGCTATTGTCAGCAGGAGCTTTTGTATCATCTTCCCATGTGTCTTCCTATTAAAGAGACTGCCTTTTTGCCGAACACTCTTCATTCCACACACATACTGTGAGCACATAGGCATAGCCCAACTAGCCTGTGCGGATATCTCCATCAACATCTGGTATGGATTAGCTGTACCTATAATGACTGTCACATCAGACTTGATCCTTATTGGCATCTCCTACGGTCTCATCCTTCGTGCCGTCTTTAACCTTCCATCTCGAGATGCCCGCAAGAAAGCCCTCAACACGTGTGGTTCCCATGTTTGTGTCATTCTTATATTCTATACACCAGCCATGTTCTCTGTCCTCACCCACCGTTTTGGTCACAATATTCCTCGCTCTTTCCACATACTGACTGCCAACCTCTATGTAGCCATCCCTCCTGCACTCAATCCAATCATCTATGGGGTGAAGACCAAGCAGATTCGGGAGAAAATCATCTTACCCTTCTTCTCTAAAGGGAATTAG